The following are encoded in a window of Gossypium raimondii isolate GPD5lz chromosome 13, ASM2569854v1, whole genome shotgun sequence genomic DNA:
- the LOC105785362 gene encoding uncharacterized protein LOC105785362, with translation MPCFKIPLFLFLSSLFLHASLAEIICEDLPNDVCAFAIASSGKRCLLETALEKNEKEEYQCRTSEVMVERMAEYIENDDCVRACGVDRNSIGISSDSLLEPQFTSKLCAPACCHNCPNIVDLFFNLAAGEGVFLPDLCEAQRINPRRSMVELMSSSGAALGPISSEASALAPSPTPPITSEVPDSNEALASILSPSSISSEASTPGPGLAPISSEASSSTSSPGPTPLLG, from the exons ATGCCTTGTTTCAAAATCCCCTTGTTTCTCTTCCTTTCTTCTCTCTTCCTCCATGCTTCTCTAG CTGAAATTATTTGCGAAGATTTGCCCAACGATGTTTGCGCGTTTGCAATAGCATCTTCGGGGAAGAGATGTTTGTTGGAAACGGCGCtggagaaaaatgaaaaggagGAGTACCAATGCCGGACATCAGAGGTGATGGTGGAGAGAATGGCGGAGTATATCGAGAACGACGACTGTGTGCGGGCTTGTGGGGTTGACAGAAACTCAATTGGCATTTCATCCGATTCCCTTCTTGAGCCACAATTCACTTCCAAGCTTTGCGCCCCTGCTTGCTGCCACAACTGCCCCAACATTGTCGACCTTTTCTTCAATTTGGCCGCGGGTGAAG GAGTATTTTTACCAGATTTGTGTGAGGCTCAACGCATCAACCCAAGACGTTCAATGGTGGAGTTGATGTCTAGCTCTGGGGCAGCCCTTGGCCCTATTTCTAGTGAAGCTTCAGCTTTAGCTCCAAGCCCAACTCCTCCTATTACTAGTGAAGTTCCTGATTCAAATGAAGCTTTAGCTTCAATCTTAAGCCCATCTTCTATTTCTAGTGAAGCTTCAACTCCAGGCCCAGGCCTAGCACCTATTTCTAGTGAAGCTTCATCTTCAACTTCGTCTCCAGGCCCAACTCCTCTTCTAGGATGA